The genomic segment AATTGTGGTGCTGCCATTATATAAGTAAATACTTGAAACTCCAGATAATCCCCCGGAGTACCAGACGATATTATTACCTGAAATTTCTGCATTTTCATTGCTAAAATAACTATTAGTCAAGGGAATACTATTAGCACCATCATGATAATAGATTTGATAGGCAGACCCATCCCACTGATGCCAAGCAACCTGATTGTCTGAAAGACTAGGACGCTCATCATCAGCGTTATTATTAGTCAATTGAAGCGTTGTAAAACTAGACATCTTCTTACTCCTTCATTCATTGTTAGCACTGGTTGATTTTGGGTACGACAGGCAAACAATAAAAACCAAATTGATATCATCCACAGGATGATCTCGTAGGACAAATTTATTGGGCAAGTTGTCCCCTATGATTAACAGGAGAAAACAGTAAAAGAGATCAGATGTGGAGATAGGATTACCTGTTATTAGTTAATAATAACATTAAAGTAATAACACAAGTTGCTAGTTACAAATCTTATGATTTTGAACCCTCCTAAGCTAATAACAAGCAACTTATATTCCATCTTTAAATGTTTGCTACACATCCGTATTGTGTAGAGACGCGCCATGGCGCGTCTCTACCGATGGCGCGTCTCTACCGATGGCGCGTCTCTACCGATGGCGCGTCTCTACCGATGGCGCGTCTCTACCGATGCAACGTCTCTACCGATGCAACGTCTCTAGGGGTTTAGGGAGCATAAGTAGCACCGATTTCAGGATTTCATATTAGATTAATAAAGAATCAGGAATTAATCAGAATTTTGGAGATTTTGAGATCACCATAGTCCAACCCACTTAGTCGGGATTAATTCCTAATGCTCTGAGTTGTTCGGCTAAACGTTCGGCCCGTTGACGTTCGGTTTCAGCCCGTTGACGTTCGGTTTCCGCTAAGGTTTGAGCTTGGAGTGCAGCTTCTTCTGGAGTGGGAATTAATTCACCTTCTGGACTAAAATAACGCAATTGATTGTTATAAATTCCCAAATATAACCCTAATACATGACTCCATAATAACCCTGATTCATTCATTAAAATCGGTTGATATTCTTCACCGCTTAAGCGAAATCCTGCTAACTCTAAATCTTCTGGAGAAAACCAGAAATATTCTGGGGTTCTAAACCGATTTTGATATAGGTTTTTCTTTTCTTGTCGATCAACTTTAGCGGTAGAATCTGACAGTAATTCGATAATAATATCAGGATATTTCCCATCTTCTTGCCAAACGACCCAAGACCGACGAGGACGTTTAACCGTATTTTTAGCTACAAAAAAATCCAGCCCTCTGAATTCTCGATTTTTGAGTTGTTGTTGACTATAATAGATGGTTAAATTAGCTCCAATAAAATAATCTTCTCGATCTCGCCAGAGCCAATCTAAACCAGCGACTAACAAGGCTAATTGTAAATAATGTAAAGAACTTTCCATCTCCGGTTCATCACTTTCTAGTTGACTGGTATCTGGCATTAAATCTGCGATTTGTTGAGCGGTTAGTGCCATTGGGTTTATCTCCATTATTGAAAGAGGTAACAGGGAATTACGAATTACGAATTACGAATTACGAATTACGAATTACGAATTACGAATTACGAATTACGAATTACGAATGGGCAATCTTGCTATAGGGTTAATACTTTTGACTATTTTATATCAAGTTTAAATGATTATATTATATAACTAATGCTCAAACCCTGGGGGTGTGTTCTTCTTTTTTTTTCTGTTCCCGATTTCCTGGGAAGCACTGAGCTTGTCGAAGTGTTCCCGATTCCCTCCTATCATTACATTTTTTTCCAGAAATTCAATAATTTTATCCGATACATCAATTCCAGTAATCATCTCAATGCCTTCAAGTCCGGGGGATGAATTAACTTCTAAAACCAAAGGGCCTTTATCAGATCGAATCATATCGACTCCTGCTACTTTTAATCCCATCACTTTTGCTGATTTAATAGCCATATTGCGTTCTTCGGTCGTTAATTTAACATTTTCTGCTTTCCCACCTCGATGCAAATTAGCCCGAAATTCTCCAGGGTTACTCAAGCGTTTCATGGCTGCAATCACTTTATCTCCAATCACAAAACAGCGCAAATCAGAACCCTCTGCCTCATGAATAAATTCCTGAACTAAAATATCAATATTTAATCCTTGGAACGCTTCAATAATTGATTTAGCAGATTGATAAGTATCCGCTAAAATTACTCCCATTCCTTGAGTTCCTTCTAACAATTTAATAATTAAAGGTGCTCCTCCAACCAGGTTAATTAAACTATCAATATCTTTTAAAGACGTTGCAAATCCGGTTTTCGGTAATTTAACTCCTTCCTGGGCTAATGCTTGCAACGCATTCAATTTATCACGGGAACGAGTAATACCTTGGGATTGATTTAAGGTAAACATTCCCATTAGTTCAAATTGACGGACAATTACGGTTCCATAAAAGGTTTTTGAT from the Planktothrix tepida PCC 9214 genome contains:
- the rimK gene encoding 30S ribosomal protein S6--L-glutamate ligase, encoding MKIAILSQDSSLYSTRRLRQAGEQRGHEIQIIDYLRCHISLNSKNPAIIYEGKPLGKFDAVIPRIGASKTFYGTVIVRQFELMGMFTLNQSQGITRSRDKLNALQALAQEGVKLPKTGFATSLKDIDSLINLVGGAPLIIKLLEGTQGMGVILADTYQSAKSIIEAFQGLNIDILVQEFIHEAEGSDLRCFVIGDKVIAAMKRLSNPGEFRANLHRGGKAENVKLTTEERNMAIKSAKVMGLKVAGVDMIRSDKGPLVLEVNSSPGLEGIEMITGIDVSDKIIEFLEKNVMIGGNREHFDKLSASQEIGNRKKKKNTPPGFEH
- a CDS encoding Uma2 family endonuclease, which produces MALTAQQIADLMPDTSQLESDEPEMESSLHYLQLALLVAGLDWLWRDREDYFIGANLTIYYSQQQLKNREFRGLDFFVAKNTVKRPRRSWVVWQEDGKYPDIIIELLSDSTAKVDRQEKKNLYQNRFRTPEYFWFSPEDLELAGFRLSGEEYQPILMNESGLLWSHVLGLYLGIYNNQLRYFSPEGELIPTPEEAALQAQTLAETERQRAETERQRAERLAEQLRALGINPD